Proteins from a genomic interval of Pseudobacteroides sp.:
- a CDS encoding alpha/beta-type small acid-soluble spore protein, translated as MSSRKNPLVPESREALTKFKIECAQEIGHLQYIKENNDHYKGDVPAKQNGLEGGPIGGQMVKRMIQMAEQMISE; from the coding sequence ATGTCAAGTCGAAAAAATCCTTTAGTACCGGAAAGCAGAGAAGCACTTACAAAGTTCAAAATAGAATGTGCACAAGAAATTGGACATCTTCAGTATATAAAAGAAAACAATGACCATTATAAGGGAGACGTTCCAGCAAAACAAAACGGTTTGGAAGGCGGGCCAATAGGCGGTCAGATGGTAAAAAGAATGATTCAGATGGCAGAGCAAATGATTTCCGAATAA
- a CDS encoding alpha/beta-type small acid-soluble spore protein, whose translation MANNNNNHKVVPQAANALDKMKYEIASQVGVNLKNGYNGDITSRDAGKVGGNITKKLIEMAEKQLSNQK comes from the coding sequence ATGGCTAATAATAATAATAATCATAAAGTAGTACCACAGGCAGCAAATGCTTTGGATAAGATGAAATACGAAATTGCTTCACAGGTTGGAGTAAATTTAAAAAATGGATACAATGGTGATATAACTTCCAGGGATGCAGGTAAGGTTGGAGGAAATATCACAAAGAAATTAATTGAAATGGCTGAAAAGCAGCTTTCAAACCAGAAATAA